Proteins encoded in a region of the Streptomyces violaceoruber genome:
- a CDS encoding class II fumarate hydratase, whose product MSEYRIEHDSMGEVRVPADAKWRAQTQRAVENFPVSGQRIERAHIEALARIKGAAAKVNAELGVLDEDLAGAIQEAAGEVAEGRWDEHFPVDVFQTGSGTSSNMNTNEVVATLASERLGRDVHPNDHVNASQSSNDVFPSSIHIAATAAVTRDLIPALDHLAGALERKAGEFADVVKSGRTHLMDATPVTLGQEFGGYAAQVRYGIERLQASLPRLAELPLGGTAVGTGINTPPGFSAAVIEEVARATGLPLTEARDHFEAQGARDGIVETSGQLRTIGVGLTKIANDLRWMASGPRTGLAEISLPDLQPGSSIMPGKVNPVIPEAVLMVAAQVTGNDATVAAAGAAGNFELNVMLPVIAKNVLESVRLLANVSRLLADRTVDGIVAHPERAREYAESSPSVVTPLNKYLGYEEAAKVAKRALAERKTIRQTVLEGGYVERGDLTREQLDEALDVLRMTRP is encoded by the coding sequence ATGAGCGAATACCGCATCGAGCACGACTCCATGGGCGAGGTCCGCGTCCCCGCGGACGCCAAGTGGCGCGCCCAGACCCAGCGCGCCGTCGAGAACTTCCCCGTCTCCGGGCAGCGCATCGAGCGCGCGCACATCGAGGCGCTGGCGCGGATCAAGGGCGCGGCGGCGAAGGTCAACGCCGAGCTGGGAGTGCTCGACGAGGACCTCGCCGGCGCGATCCAGGAGGCGGCCGGTGAGGTGGCCGAGGGGAGGTGGGACGAGCACTTCCCCGTCGACGTGTTCCAGACCGGGTCCGGGACCTCGTCCAACATGAACACCAACGAGGTCGTCGCCACCCTGGCGAGTGAACGGCTCGGCCGCGACGTGCATCCCAACGACCACGTCAACGCCTCCCAGTCGTCCAACGACGTCTTCCCGTCCTCGATCCACATCGCCGCCACCGCCGCCGTCACCCGCGACCTGATCCCGGCCCTGGACCATCTCGCCGGCGCCCTGGAGCGCAAGGCCGGGGAGTTCGCCGACGTGGTGAAGTCCGGACGTACGCACCTCATGGACGCCACGCCCGTCACCCTGGGCCAGGAGTTCGGCGGTTACGCGGCCCAGGTGCGGTACGGCATCGAGCGGCTTCAGGCCTCACTGCCCCGGCTCGCCGAGCTGCCGCTGGGCGGCACCGCGGTCGGCACCGGCATCAACACCCCGCCCGGCTTCTCCGCCGCCGTCATCGAGGAGGTGGCCCGCGCGACGGGGCTGCCGCTGACCGAGGCGCGCGACCACTTCGAGGCGCAGGGCGCCCGGGACGGCATCGTCGAGACCAGCGGGCAGCTGCGGACCATCGGCGTCGGGCTCACGAAGATCGCCAACGACCTGCGCTGGATGGCGTCCGGTCCGCGCACCGGGCTCGCGGAGATCTCGCTGCCCGACCTCCAGCCCGGGTCGTCCATCATGCCCGGCAAGGTCAACCCGGTGATCCCCGAGGCGGTCCTCATGGTCGCCGCCCAGGTCACCGGCAACGACGCGACGGTCGCCGCGGCGGGCGCGGCCGGCAACTTCGAGCTGAACGTGATGCTGCCGGTCATCGCCAAGAACGTGCTGGAGTCGGTGCGGCTGCTCGCCAACGTCTCCCGGCTGCTCGCCGACCGCACCGTGGACGGGATCGTGGCGCACCCCGAGCGGGCCCGCGAGTACGCCGAGTCCTCGCCCTCCGTGGTCACGCCGCTCAACAAGTACCTCGGGTACGAGGAGGCCGCCAAGGTCGCCAAGAGGGCGCTGGCCGAGCGGAAGACGATCCGGCAGACCGTGCTGGAGGGCGGCTACGTGGAACGCGGCGACCTCACCCGGGAGCAGCTGGACGAGGCCCTGGACGTGCTGCGGATGACCCGCCCGTGA
- the fomD gene encoding cytidylyl-2-hydroxypropylphosphonate hydrolase, producing MTDGEAVSAAAGPGAEGPPGPVGHWAPGSHILWRYRENGGPHVHIARPVTVVRDDADLLAVWLAPGTECVKPVLADGTPVHLEPLATRYTKPRTVQRDQWFGTGVLKLARPGEAWSVWLFWDPGWRFKNWYVNLERPLTRWEGGVDSEDHFLDISVHPDRTWHWRDEDEFAQALRDGLMDPASAGRVRRAGRSAVAEIRAWGAPFADGWEHWRPDPAWPVPSLPGDWDRTPAHVSS from the coding sequence ATGACAGACGGAGAAGCGGTGAGCGCGGCGGCGGGGCCGGGAGCGGAGGGCCCGCCGGGCCCGGTGGGACACTGGGCGCCCGGCAGCCACATCCTGTGGCGGTACCGGGAGAACGGCGGCCCGCACGTCCACATCGCGCGCCCCGTCACCGTCGTACGGGACGACGCCGACCTGCTCGCCGTGTGGCTGGCGCCCGGCACCGAGTGTGTGAAGCCGGTCCTGGCCGACGGCACGCCCGTGCACCTGGAACCGCTGGCCACGCGCTACACCAAGCCGCGCACCGTGCAGCGCGACCAGTGGTTCGGCACGGGGGTGCTGAAGCTGGCGCGGCCCGGCGAGGCCTGGTCGGTGTGGCTGTTCTGGGACCCGGGCTGGCGCTTCAAGAACTGGTACGTGAACCTGGAGCGGCCGCTGACCCGTTGGGAGGGCGGGGTCGACTCCGAGGACCATTTCCTGGACATCTCCGTCCACCCGGACCGCACCTGGCACTGGCGCGACGAGGACGAGTTCGCGCAGGCCCTGCGGGACGGTCTGATGGACCCCGCGTCGGCCGGGCGGGTGCGCCGGGCGGGGCGGTCCGCGGTGGCGGAGATCCGTGCCTGGGGGGCACCGTTCGCCGACGGCTGGGAGCACTGGCGGCCCGATCCGGCGTGGCCGGTACCGTCGCTGCCGGGGGACTGGGATCGCACGCCCGCGCACGTCTCCTCATGA
- a CDS encoding SpoIIE family protein phosphatase — MDSTRVTEHPTSFDRPSTGADPTDPRGALLPAPVPPRASGSALPAQGRTGETPPTAGEDSPGVFEHSQPGAEQAAEPDTHRPRPGAEGVPVQPDGGQPGGGQPGGGQPGGVPAGAAPRVAPSDGSALDGMPGGGQAAEVRPGSEVPAGATDRRDAPAEPDRRTGQPTAPGQPTPMRRDGDRLRFVGAATRRIARGMDLDEIVMGLCRATVPTFADAILVYLREPLPVGDERPTGPLVLRLRRTDRIPAERDTEGGFAPAAQQEPSELETVGAELCEVRPGSALAEVLRGVRPVFTDTPAARAALPELLGEERDFALPDGRRAILAPLRGRRRVIGAALFLRGPERIPFEADDLLVAAQLATHSALGIDKAVLYGREAYIADELQRTMLPENLPRCTGVRLASRYLPAAETARVGGDWYDAIPLPGSRVALVVGDVMGHSMTSAAIMGQLRTTAQTLAGLDLPPQEVLHHLDEQAQRLGTDRMATCLYAVYDPVSHRITVANAGHPPPVLLHLGGEAEVLRVPAGAPIGVGGVDFEAVELDAPAGATLLLYTDGLVESRLRDVWTGIEQLRERLAATAQLTGPDHPPPLEALCDEVLDMLGPGDRDDDIALLAARFDGIAPSDVSYWFLDPEDAAPGKARRLARRALARWGMEDLTDAVELLVSEVVTNAVRYASKPVTLRLLRTDVLRCEVGDDVPQLPRLRQARATDEGGRGLYLVNRLARRWGATRLSTGKVVWFELNRG, encoded by the coding sequence ATGGATTCGACACGCGTGACGGAGCACCCGACCTCCTTCGACCGCCCCTCGACGGGCGCCGACCCCACGGATCCCCGCGGGGCGCTCCTGCCTGCCCCAGTGCCGCCGCGCGCCTCCGGGTCCGCGTTACCGGCCCAGGGGCGCACCGGGGAGACGCCGCCCACCGCGGGCGAGGACTCCCCGGGGGTCTTCGAGCACTCCCAGCCGGGCGCCGAGCAGGCGGCGGAGCCCGACACGCACCGCCCGCGGCCCGGGGCCGAGGGCGTTCCCGTACAGCCGGACGGCGGGCAACCGGGCGGCGGGCAGCCCGGCGGCGGGCAGCCCGGCGGTGTGCCGGCCGGCGCGGCGCCACGTGTCGCGCCCTCGGACGGCTCGGCCCTGGACGGCATGCCCGGCGGCGGGCAGGCCGCTGAGGTGCGGCCGGGGTCCGAGGTGCCGGCCGGCGCCACGGACCGCCGCGACGCCCCGGCGGAGCCGGACCGGCGTACCGGGCAGCCCACCGCGCCCGGACAGCCCACGCCCATGCGGCGGGACGGGGACCGGCTGCGCTTCGTGGGCGCCGCGACCCGGCGGATCGCCCGGGGCATGGACCTGGACGAGATCGTGATGGGGCTGTGCCGGGCCACCGTGCCCACCTTCGCGGACGCCATCCTCGTCTATCTGCGCGAGCCGCTGCCGGTCGGCGACGAGCGGCCCACCGGCCCCCTGGTGCTGCGGCTGCGGCGCACCGACCGCATACCGGCCGAGCGGGACACCGAGGGCGGCTTCGCACCCGCGGCCCAGCAGGAGCCCTCCGAGCTGGAGACGGTCGGCGCCGAGCTGTGCGAGGTACGGCCGGGCAGCGCGCTGGCCGAGGTGCTGCGCGGGGTGCGCCCGGTCTTCACGGACACCCCGGCCGCCCGCGCCGCGCTGCCCGAACTGCTGGGCGAGGAACGCGACTTCGCCCTGCCCGACGGCCGCAGGGCGATCCTCGCGCCGCTGCGCGGCCGACGCCGGGTGATCGGCGCCGCGCTGTTCCTGCGCGGCCCGGAGCGCATCCCCTTCGAGGCCGACGACCTGCTGGTGGCCGCCCAGCTCGCCACGCACAGCGCGCTGGGCATCGACAAGGCGGTGCTGTACGGGCGGGAGGCGTACATCGCCGACGAGTTGCAGCGCACGATGCTCCCGGAGAACCTCCCGCGCTGCACCGGCGTACGGCTGGCCTCCCGCTATCTCCCGGCCGCCGAGACCGCGCGGGTGGGCGGCGACTGGTACGACGCCATCCCGCTGCCGGGCAGCCGGGTCGCGCTGGTCGTCGGGGACGTGATGGGCCACTCCATGACGTCGGCGGCCATCATGGGCCAGCTGCGGACCACGGCGCAGACCCTGGCCGGACTCGACCTGCCGCCGCAGGAGGTGCTCCACCACCTGGACGAGCAGGCGCAGCGCCTGGGCACCGACCGGATGGCCACCTGTCTGTACGCGGTGTACGACCCGGTCTCGCACCGCATCACCGTCGCCAACGCCGGCCACCCGCCGCCCGTGCTGCTGCACCTGGGCGGCGAGGCCGAGGTGCTGCGGGTGCCGGCCGGTGCCCCGATCGGGGTGGGCGGCGTGGACTTCGAGGCCGTGGAACTGGACGCGCCGGCCGGCGCGACCCTGCTGCTCTACACCGACGGGCTGGTGGAGTCCCGGCTGCGGGACGTGTGGACCGGCATAGAGCAGTTGCGGGAGCGCCTGGCGGCGACCGCGCAGCTGACCGGGCCGGACCATCCGCCGCCCCTGGAGGCCCTGTGCGACGAGGTGCTGGACATGCTCGGCCCGGGTGACCGGGACGACGACATCGCGCTGCTCGCCGCCCGCTTCGACGGCATCGCGCCCAGCGACGTGTCGTACTGGTTCCTGGATCCGGAGGACGCGGCCCCCGGCAAGGCCCGGCGGCTGGCCCGGCGGGCGCTGGCCCGCTGGGGCATGGAGGACCTCACGGACGCCGTGGAGCTGCTCGTCAGCGAGGTCGTGACCAACGCGGTGCGGTACGCCTCCAAGCCGGTCACCCTGCGGCTGCTGCGCACGGACGTGCTGCGCTGCGAGGTCGGCGACGACGTGCCGCAGCTGCCCCGGCTGCGGCAGGCGCGGGCGACCGACGAGGGCGGTCGCGGACTGTACCTGGTGAACCGGCTGGCCCGGCGCTGGGGCGCGACGCGGCTGAGCACCGGCAAGGTGGTGTGGTTCGAGCTGAACCGCGGCTGA
- a CDS encoding transglycosylase domain-containing protein, translated as MGRAEERKARQRGGRRAAPKRRRSSGAGAAAGGKSRIRRLFTWKKILGTFFGLCLLGMGAFIVLYMMIDIPEGNPEADLQSNVYKYSDGSIMARTGERNREIVDLAKIPKDVQRTFVAAENKTFYNDAGVDLKGTARGVLNTLSGKGAQGGSTITQQYVKNYYLTQEQTVSRKLKELVISLKLDREKSKDYILAGYINTSYYGRGAYGIQAAAQAYYRVDAEDLTVEQGAYLSALLQAPNQYDWAIASETGKKLVQQRWNYVLDNMVEQKWLGAGDRQGMKFPEPKEPKAAAGKEGQVGYLVDAADHALKKQLVAQGAAEDMEQAKALVDLGGYTVTLNIDKKKQAALEAAVKKQLTSKLDPDERKVDADVQAGAASVDPKTGSVVAMYGGVNYLKHFTNNATRGDYQPASTFKPVILAAAVDHDAETQDGVPITANTLYDGDSERPVMDGDKKVGFAPPNEDDHDYGEIDVQEAMNKSVNSVFAQMGIDVGMPEVMKVAADLGMDTEGEQAVPAQTLGSMGASPLEMAGVYATFDNHGKKVTPAIVKSVEHKDRKVEMPDPIGEQVISREAADTVTSVLTGVVNDGTAKKSVRENPLRDGQKVAGKTGTSDNNKSAWFSGFTPGLVTSVGLFGEDDEPPHKQVPMYKAAGVDYRVNGGGPPAEIWAAYTFGVMDEVTEFDLETKQGAAVRPSKSPTAPESPTQSPTREETSEAPPPSSDPTTEAPPSSDPTTEEPPESPTNSPSNSPSTEPPPDGGSTESGDPELPGVDWGQ; from the coding sequence ATGGGACGAGCGGAAGAGAGAAAAGCGCGGCAGCGCGGTGGACGCCGCGCGGCGCCGAAACGCCGCCGTTCGTCGGGCGCGGGCGCGGCCGCGGGCGGGAAGAGCCGGATACGCCGGCTGTTCACCTGGAAGAAGATCCTCGGCACGTTCTTCGGCCTCTGCCTGCTCGGCATGGGCGCCTTCATCGTGCTGTACATGATGATCGACATCCCCGAGGGCAACCCCGAGGCCGATCTGCAGAGCAACGTCTACAAGTACAGCGACGGCAGCATCATGGCGCGCACGGGCGAGCGCAACCGCGAGATCGTCGACCTCGCCAAGATCCCCAAGGACGTCCAGCGCACCTTCGTCGCCGCCGAGAACAAGACCTTCTACAACGACGCCGGCGTCGACCTCAAGGGCACCGCGCGCGGCGTGCTCAACACCCTCTCCGGCAAGGGCGCGCAGGGCGGTTCGACGATCACCCAGCAGTACGTCAAGAACTACTACCTGACCCAGGAACAGACGGTCTCGCGCAAGCTGAAGGAACTGGTCATCTCCCTCAAGCTGGACCGGGAGAAATCCAAGGACTACATCCTCGCCGGCTACATCAACACCAGCTACTACGGCCGCGGCGCCTACGGCATCCAGGCCGCCGCACAGGCCTACTACCGCGTCGACGCCGAGGACCTGACGGTCGAACAGGGCGCGTACCTCTCCGCGCTGCTCCAGGCGCCGAACCAGTACGACTGGGCGATCGCCAGCGAGACCGGCAAGAAGCTCGTCCAGCAGCGCTGGAACTACGTCCTGGACAACATGGTCGAGCAGAAGTGGCTCGGCGCGGGCGACCGCCAGGGCATGAAGTTCCCGGAGCCCAAGGAACCCAAGGCCGCCGCGGGCAAGGAGGGCCAGGTCGGCTACCTGGTCGACGCGGCCGACCACGCGCTCAAGAAGCAGCTCGTCGCCCAGGGCGCCGCCGAGGACATGGAGCAGGCCAAGGCCCTGGTGGACCTCGGCGGCTACACCGTCACCCTCAACATCGACAAGAAGAAGCAGGCCGCGCTGGAGGCGGCGGTCAAGAAGCAGCTCACGAGCAAGCTGGACCCCGACGAGCGCAAGGTCGACGCCGACGTCCAGGCCGGAGCCGCCTCCGTCGACCCGAAGACCGGCTCCGTCGTGGCGATGTACGGCGGCGTGAACTACCTGAAGCACTTCACCAACAACGCCACCCGCGGCGACTACCAGCCCGCCTCCACCTTCAAGCCGGTCATCCTCGCCGCCGCCGTGGACCACGACGCCGAGACCCAGGACGGCGTGCCGATCACGGCCAACACCCTCTACGACGGCGACAGCGAGCGCCCCGTGATGGACGGCGACAAGAAGGTCGGCTTCGCACCGCCCAACGAGGACGACCACGACTACGGCGAGATCGACGTCCAGGAGGCGATGAACAAGTCCGTCAACTCCGTCTTCGCCCAGATGGGCATCGACGTCGGCATGCCCGAGGTCATGAAGGTCGCCGCCGACCTCGGCATGGACACCGAGGGCGAGCAGGCCGTGCCCGCGCAGACCCTGGGCAGTATGGGCGCCAGCCCGCTGGAGATGGCAGGCGTCTACGCCACCTTCGACAACCACGGCAAGAAGGTCACCCCGGCGATCGTGAAGTCGGTCGAGCACAAGGACCGCAAGGTCGAGATGCCCGACCCGATCGGCGAGCAGGTCATCAGCCGGGAGGCCGCCGACACGGTGACCTCGGTGCTCACCGGCGTGGTCAACGACGGTACGGCCAAGAAGTCCGTCCGGGAGAACCCGCTGCGCGACGGCCAGAAGGTGGCCGGCAAGACCGGTACGTCCGACAACAACAAGTCCGCCTGGTTCAGCGGCTTCACCCCCGGCCTCGTCACCTCCGTCGGCCTGTTCGGCGAGGACGACGAGCCGCCGCACAAGCAGGTCCCGATGTACAAGGCGGCCGGGGTCGACTACCGCGTCAACGGTGGTGGCCCGCCGGCGGAGATCTGGGCCGCGTACACCTTCGGCGTCATGGACGAGGTCACCGAGTTCGACCTGGAGACCAAGCAGGGCGCCGCGGTGCGGCCGAGCAAGTCGCCGACGGCCCCCGAGTCGCCGACCCAGTCGCCGACGCGGGAGGAGACCTCCGAGGCGCCGCCGCCGTCCAGCGACCCGACGACCGAGGCGCCGCCGTCCAGCGACCCGACGACCGAGGAACCGCCGGAGTCGCCGACGAACTCGCCGTCGAACAGCCCGTCCACCGAACCACCGCCGGACGGCGGGTCCACCGAGTCGGGGGACCCGGAGCTCCCCGGCGTGGACTGGGGGCAGTAG
- a CDS encoding SPFH domain-containing protein: MSTHDAPQVTADVPEMPAPRVRENQAHSIGGGFALLLGLVGLLVGAGLIAGATAVDSTGGKAVLIIGGILIALAAFLAMCGLNMVAPGEARVVQLFGRYRGTIRQDGLRWVNPFTSRTKISTRVRNHETAVLKVNDAYGNPIELAAVVVWRVEDTAQATFEVDDYVEFVSTQTEAAVRHIAIEYPYDAHDEDGLSLRGNAEEITEKLAVELHARVEAAGVQIIESRFTHLAYAPEIASAMLQRQQAGAVVAARRQIVDGAVGMVEAALARISEQDIVELDDERKAAMVSNLMVVLCGDRAAQPVLNTGTLYQ, from the coding sequence ATGTCCACGCACGATGCCCCGCAGGTCACCGCGGATGTGCCCGAGATGCCGGCGCCGCGGGTGCGCGAGAACCAGGCGCACAGCATCGGCGGCGGTTTCGCGCTGCTGCTCGGACTGGTCGGGCTGCTCGTCGGCGCCGGTCTGATCGCCGGCGCCACGGCGGTCGACTCGACCGGCGGCAAGGCCGTGCTGATCATCGGCGGCATCCTGATCGCCCTGGCCGCCTTCCTCGCGATGTGCGGCCTGAACATGGTGGCGCCGGGCGAGGCCCGCGTGGTGCAGCTGTTCGGGCGTTACCGGGGCACCATCCGCCAGGACGGCCTGCGCTGGGTCAACCCCTTCACCTCCCGCACCAAGATCTCGACGCGGGTGCGCAACCACGAGACGGCGGTCCTGAAGGTCAACGACGCCTACGGCAACCCGATCGAGCTGGCGGCGGTCGTGGTGTGGCGGGTGGAGGACACCGCGCAGGCCACCTTCGAGGTGGACGACTACGTCGAGTTCGTCTCCACCCAGACCGAGGCGGCCGTGCGGCACATCGCCATCGAGTACCCCTACGACGCCCACGACGAGGACGGCCTCTCGCTGCGCGGCAACGCCGAGGAGATCACCGAGAAGCTCGCCGTCGAACTGCACGCGCGCGTGGAGGCGGCCGGCGTGCAGATCATCGAGTCGCGCTTCACGCACCTCGCGTACGCGCCGGAGATCGCCTCGGCGATGCTCCAGCGGCAGCAGGCCGGTGCGGTGGTCGCCGCGCGGCGGCAGATCGTGGACGGCGCGGTCGGCATGGTCGAGGCCGCGCTCGCCCGGATCAGCGAGCAGGACATCGTGGAACTGGACGACGAGCGCAAGGCGGCGATGGTGTCCAACCTGATGGTCGTGCTCTGCGGAGACCGCGCCGCCCAGCCGGTCCTGAACACGGGGACGCTCTACCAGTGA
- a CDS encoding PadR family transcriptional regulator encodes MSIGHTLLGLLESGPRHGYDLKRAFDEKFGHDRPLHYGQVYSTMSRLLKNGLVVVDGIEAGGGPERKRYAITDEGITDVQRWLATPEKPEPYLQSTLYTKVVLALLTHRDAADILDTQRSEHLRSMRILTDRKRKGDLADQLICDHALFHLEADLRWLELTAARLDKLREAVTR; translated from the coding sequence ATGTCCATCGGTCACACCCTCCTGGGGCTCCTGGAGTCCGGGCCGCGCCACGGTTACGACCTCAAGCGCGCCTTCGACGAGAAGTTCGGTCACGACCGGCCGCTGCACTACGGCCAGGTCTACTCGACGATGTCCCGCCTGCTGAAGAACGGCCTTGTGGTGGTCGACGGCATCGAGGCGGGCGGCGGTCCCGAGCGCAAGCGGTACGCGATCACCGACGAGGGGATCACCGACGTACAGCGGTGGCTCGCCACGCCGGAGAAGCCCGAGCCGTACCTCCAGTCGACGCTGTACACCAAGGTCGTCCTCGCGCTGCTCACCCACCGCGACGCCGCCGACATCCTCGACACCCAGCGTTCGGAACACCTGCGCAGCATGCGCATCCTCACCGACCGCAAGCGCAAGGGCGATCTCGCGGACCAGCTGATCTGCGACCACGCCCTCTTCCATCTCGAGGCCGACCTGCGCTGGCTGGAACTGACCGCCGCGCGCCTCGACAAGCTCCGTGAGGCGGTAACCCGATGA
- a CDS encoding ABC transporter ATP-binding protein, translating to MTPPAGSLLSADQLRKAYGPTLALDGAEFSIHPGEVVAVMGPSGSGKSTLLHCLAGIVPPDSGTITYNGRELSAMSDAQRSALRRSDFGFVFQFGQLVPELTCVENVALPLRLNGTSRKEAERAALSWMERLEVDDLRKKRPGEVSGGQGQRVAVARSLVTNPRVLFADEPTGALDSLNGERVMELLTDAARSTNAAVVLVTHEARVAAYSDREIVVRDGKSRDMERAV from the coding sequence ATGACTCCCCCCGCAGGTTCCCTGCTCTCGGCGGACCAGCTCCGCAAGGCCTACGGCCCCACCCTCGCCCTCGACGGCGCCGAGTTCTCCATCCACCCCGGCGAGGTGGTCGCCGTCATGGGCCCCTCCGGTTCCGGCAAGTCGACGCTGCTGCACTGCCTCGCCGGCATCGTGCCGCCCGACTCGGGGACGATCACGTACAACGGGCGCGAGCTGTCGGCGATGTCCGACGCCCAGCGCAGTGCGCTGCGCCGCTCGGACTTCGGGTTCGTGTTCCAGTTCGGCCAGCTGGTGCCGGAGCTGACCTGTGTCGAGAACGTCGCCCTGCCGCTGCGCCTGAACGGCACCTCCCGCAAGGAGGCCGAGCGGGCCGCGCTGAGCTGGATGGAGCGGCTGGAGGTCGACGACCTCAGGAAGAAGCGGCCCGGCGAGGTCTCGGGCGGCCAGGGGCAGCGGGTCGCGGTGGCGCGCTCGCTGGTCACCAACCCGCGCGTGCTCTTCGCGGACGAGCCGACCGGCGCGCTGGACTCCCTCAACGGGGAGCGCGTGATGGAGCTGCTCACGGACGCGGCCCGCTCCACCAACGCCGCGGTCGTGCTGGTCACGCACGAGGCACGGGTGGCGGCCTACTCCGACCGCGAGATCGTCGTACGCGACGGCAAGTCCCGGGACATGGAGCGGGCCGTATGA